In Xiphophorus hellerii strain 12219 chromosome 13, Xiphophorus_hellerii-4.1, whole genome shotgun sequence, the following proteins share a genomic window:
- the LOC116731570 gene encoding uncharacterized protein LOC116731570 isoform X3, giving the protein MLSRLRRKYWIISANSAARKILSDCVTCRRNRGKLLEQKMADLPQERVKPDKPPFLDVCVDYFGPIDVKRGRSLLKRYGVLFTCPTSRAVHLEVAHTLDTDSCINAIRRFICRRGPVSSIRSDNGTNFVGANRELKEGLAALNQSKIQKALVQDGINWHFNIPAASHHGGIWERLIRSVKSVLTSVLKQQVLDDETLQTVFCEAEAILNDRPITLVSDDPNDLEALTPNHILMLKNQPVLPPGLFQKQDLYLKRRWKQVQYMAELFWKRWITEYLPLLHERQKWMRRKRNISPGDIVLIADATAPRGCWQMGRVLAVKADGGGLVRSVQLQTKTSVLERPVTKLCLLLEASAD; this is encoded by the coding sequence ATGTTGTCCAGGCTGCGTCGGAAATACTGGATAATCAGCGCAAACTCTGCTGCCAGAAAGATCCTGTCTGACTGTGTCACCTGCAGAAGAAATAGAGGAAAGCTTCTAGAACAAAAAATGGCCGACTTGCCCCAGGAAAGGGTAAAACCAGACAAACCTCCATTCTTAGATGTATGTGTTGATTATTTTGGCCCCATTGATGTTAAGAGAGGCAGAAGTCTTCTCAAACGTTATGGAGTCTTATTTACTTGCCCAACTAGTCGTGCCGTCCATTTGGAAGTGGCTCATACCCTTGATACTGATTCTTGCATTAATGCAATCAGAAGATTCATCTGCAGGCGTGGTCCAGTCTCTTCTATCAGATCAGATAATGGCACAAATTTTGTGGGAGCCAATAGAGAGCTAAAAGAAGGTCTGGCTGCATTAAATCAGAGTAAAATCCAAAAGGCTCTGGTCCAAGATGGCATAAATTGGCATTTTAATATACCTGCAGCTTCACATCATGGTGGCATCTGGGAACGTTTGATTCGTTCAGTCAAGAGTGTACTCACctcagttttaaaacagcaggTTTTAGATGATGAAACTTTgcaaactgttttctgtgagGCTGAAGCCATTTTGAATGACAGACCCATCACTTTGGTCTCTGATGATCCAAACGATTTAGAAGCCCTCACACCAAATCACATCCTGATGTTAAAGAACCAACCTGTTCTGCCACCTGGACTGTTTCAGAAACAAGATCTGTATCTCAAACGCAGATGGAAGCAAGTACAGTATATGGCTGAACTCTTTTGGAAAAGATGGATCACTGAGTATCTGCCCTTACTgcatgaaagacaaaaatggaTGAGACGGAAAAGAAACATCTCTCCTGGAGACATTGTCCTGATCGCAGATGCTACTGCACCCCGAGGATGTTGGCAGATGGGGAGAGTCCTGGCAGTCAAAGCTGATGGAGGAGGACTGGTTCGTTCAGTGCAACTGCAGACCAAAACCAGTGTGTTGGAGAGGCCAGTGACGAAGCTCTGTCTGCTCCTGGAGGCATCTGCAGACTAA
- the LOC116731570 gene encoding uncharacterized protein LOC116731570 isoform X1, translating into MRAEDFLEHSKWIDGPEFLYDSENKWPKLGVKYDSLPVADAEIKKDVIVNAVVEEAKNPTSFFISYFSSWMKLKTSVAWVLKLKELLLQLSQKRKEFSDMMHESAEDANIKEQKVLQKMQQFKTMLKIQCLTSEDLTAAEHFIILFEQHHRFEPEISALRANKTVSKDSQLYRLDPVIDDGVLRVGGRLKKAAMPFEIKHPVILCKNMHVATLILRYIHHLLGHAGRSHMLSRLRRKYWIISANSAARKILSDCVTCRRNRGKLLEQKMADLPQERVKPDKPPFLDVCVDYFGPIDVKRGRSLLKRYGVLFTCPTSRAVHLEVAHTLDTDSCINAIRRFICRRGPVSSIRSDNGTNFVGANRELKEGLAALNQSKIQKALVQDGINWHFNIPAASHHGGIWERLIRSVKSVLTSVLKQQVLDDETLQTVFCEAEAILNDRPITLVSDDPNDLEALTPNHILMLKNQPVLPPGLFQKQDLYLKRRWKQVQYMAELFWKRWITEYLPLLHERQKWMRRKRNISPGDIVLIADATAPRGCWQMGRVLAVKADGGGLVRSVQLQTKTSVLERPVTKLCLLLEASAD; encoded by the coding sequence ATGAGAGCAGAGGACTTCTTGGAGCACAGCAAGTGGATTGATGGTCCTGAGTTTCTGTACGACTCTGAAAACAAATGGCCTAAGTTGGGTGTAAAGTATgactcacttcctgttgctgatgctgaaataaaaaaggatgtgATTGTTAATGCTGTTGTTGAGGAGGCTAAAAACCCTACCAGTTTTTTCATCTCCTACTTCTCATCCtggatgaagctaaaaacaTCTGTAGCCTGGGTTTTAAAGCTTAAAGAACTCCTTCTTCAACTGtctcagaaaagaaaagagttttcTGACATGATGCATGAGTCTGCAGAAGATGCAAACATTAAAGAGCAAAAGGTGTTGCAAAAGATGCAGCAGTTTAAAACTATGCTAAAAATCCAGTGTTTAACATCTGAAGATTTGACTGCAGCAGAGCATTTCATTATTCTCTTCGAACAACATCACAGGTTTGAGCCAGAGATAAGCGCACTCAGAGCCAACAAGACAGTCTCCAAAGACAGCCAGCTGTATCGACTCGATCCAGTGATCGATGATGGAGTCCTCAGAGTGGGCGGACGTCTTAAAAAAGCTGCTATGCCATTTGAAATTAAGCATCCAGTCATCCTGTGTAAAAACATGCACGTGGCAACGTTAATTCTGCGTTACATTCACCATCTGCTTGGTCATGCAGGAAGGAGCCACATGTTGTCCAGGCTGCGTCGGAAATACTGGATAATCAGCGCAAACTCTGCTGCCAGAAAGATCCTGTCTGACTGTGTCACCTGCAGAAGAAATAGAGGAAAGCTTCTAGAACAAAAAATGGCCGACTTGCCCCAGGAAAGGGTAAAACCAGACAAACCTCCATTCTTAGATGTATGTGTTGATTATTTTGGCCCCATTGATGTTAAGAGAGGCAGAAGTCTTCTCAAACGTTATGGAGTCTTATTTACTTGCCCAACTAGTCGTGCCGTCCATTTGGAAGTGGCTCATACCCTTGATACTGATTCTTGCATTAATGCAATCAGAAGATTCATCTGCAGGCGTGGTCCAGTCTCTTCTATCAGATCAGATAATGGCACAAATTTTGTGGGAGCCAATAGAGAGCTAAAAGAAGGTCTGGCTGCATTAAATCAGAGTAAAATCCAAAAGGCTCTGGTCCAAGATGGCATAAATTGGCATTTTAATATACCTGCAGCTTCACATCATGGTGGCATCTGGGAACGTTTGATTCGTTCAGTCAAGAGTGTACTCACctcagttttaaaacagcaggTTTTAGATGATGAAACTTTgcaaactgttttctgtgagGCTGAAGCCATTTTGAATGACAGACCCATCACTTTGGTCTCTGATGATCCAAACGATTTAGAAGCCCTCACACCAAATCACATCCTGATGTTAAAGAACCAACCTGTTCTGCCACCTGGACTGTTTCAGAAACAAGATCTGTATCTCAAACGCAGATGGAAGCAAGTACAGTATATGGCTGAACTCTTTTGGAAAAGATGGATCACTGAGTATCTGCCCTTACTgcatgaaagacaaaaatggaTGAGACGGAAAAGAAACATCTCTCCTGGAGACATTGTCCTGATCGCAGATGCTACTGCACCCCGAGGATGTTGGCAGATGGGGAGAGTCCTGGCAGTCAAAGCTGATGGAGGAGGACTGGTTCGTTCAGTGCAACTGCAGACCAAAACCAGTGTGTTGGAGAGGCCAGTGACGAAGCTCTGTCTGCTCCTGGAGGCATCTGCAGACTAA
- the LOC116731570 gene encoding uncharacterized protein LOC116731570 isoform X2: protein MRAEDFLEHSKWIDGPEFLYDSENKWPKLGVKYDSLPVADAEIKKDVIVNAVVEEAKNPTSFFISYFSSWMKLKTSVAWVLKLKELLLQLSQKRKEFSDMMHESAEDANIKEQKVLQKMQQFKTMLKIQCLTSEDLTAAEHFIILFEQHHRFEPEISALRANKTVSKDSQLYRLDPVIDDGVLRVGGRLKKAAMPFEIKHPVILCKNMHVATLILRYIHHLLGHAGRSHMLSRLRRKYWIISANSAARKILSDCVTCRRNRGKLLEQKMADLPQERKQDLYLKRRWKQVQYMAELFWKRWITEYLPLLHERQKWMRRKRNISPGDIVLIADATAPRGCWQMGRVLAVKADGGGLVRSVQLQTKTSVLERPVTKLCLLLEASAD, encoded by the exons ATGAGAGCAGAGGACTTCTTGGAGCACAGCAAGTGGATTGATGGTCCTGAGTTTCTGTACGACTCTGAAAACAAATGGCCTAAGTTGGGTGTAAAGTATgactcacttcctgttgctgatgctgaaataaaaaaggatgtgATTGTTAATGCTGTTGTTGAGGAGGCTAAAAACCCTACCAGTTTTTTCATCTCCTACTTCTCATCCtggatgaagctaaaaacaTCTGTAGCCTGGGTTTTAAAGCTTAAAGAACTCCTTCTTCAACTGtctcagaaaagaaaagagttttcTGACATGATGCATGAGTCTGCAGAAGATGCAAACATTAAAGAGCAAAAGGTGTTGCAAAAGATGCAGCAGTTTAAAACTATGCTAAAAATCCAGTGTTTAACATCTGAAGATTTGACTGCAGCAGAGCATTTCATTATTCTCTTCGAACAACATCACAGGTTTGAGCCAGAGATAAGCGCACTCAGAGCCAACAAGACAGTCTCCAAAGACAGCCAGCTGTATCGACTCGATCCAGTGATCGATGATGGAGTCCTCAGAGTGGGCGGACGTCTTAAAAAAGCTGCTATGCCATTTGAAATTAAGCATCCAGTCATCCTGTGTAAAAACATGCACGTGGCAACGTTAATTCTGCGTTACATTCACCATCTGCTTGGTCATGCAGGAAGGAGCCACATGTTGTCCAGGCTGCGTCGGAAATACTGGATAATCAGCGCAAACTCTGCTGCCAGAAAGATCCTGTCTGACTGTGTCACCTGCAGAAGAAATAGAGGAAAGCTTCTAGAACAAAAAATGGCCGACTTGCCCCAGGAAAGG AAACAAGATCTGTATCTCAAACGCAGATGGAAGCAAGTACAGTATATGGCTGAACTCTTTTGGAAAAGATGGATCACTGAGTATCTGCCCTTACTgcatgaaagacaaaaatggaTGAGACGGAAAAGAAACATCTCTCCTGGAGACATTGTCCTGATCGCAGATGCTACTGCACCCCGAGGATGTTGGCAGATGGGGAGAGTCCTGGCAGTCAAAGCTGATGGAGGAGGACTGGTTCGTTCAGTGCAACTGCAGACCAAAACCAGTGTGTTGGAGAGGCCAGTGACGAAGCTCTGTCTGCTCCTGGAGGCATCTGCAGACTAA